The nucleotide window CATACTCTTGATTTGGGTGGATTAAATGGGTTTCTTCCTAAATCCCTTAAAAGATCTTCATAGTAAATACCACAATGTAGTATTTTCTTTCAACTTATTGTAGCAAGATAACATTACATATATGTTAGTACTTGAGGATTCAAGCAGGTTGGAGGATTTCCGCCCTCCAGCATTGCCAACAGGTTCTTCGCGGCAAGTAAAGCCATATTGCTTCTCGCTGTGTCAGTAGCGGAGCCTGTGTGCGCCGCCAATACCACATTATCCAACTCGCGCAGCCCAGGCGTGAGCTTAGGCTCGAATTCATATACATCCAAACCAGCTCCTGCAATCTCGCCGGACTTAAGAGCTTCGACCAAAGCAGACTCATCCACAACCGGTCCTCTGGCCGTATTTATAAGATACGCCGTATTTTTCATCTTTTTAAAAGAGTCGGCATTGAACATATGCCTGGTTTCCGGCGTGAGCGGGGTATGGAGGCTAATGAAATCAGACTGCGTCAATAATTCATTCAGTTCAACTTTTTTGGCGTTTAAAGCCTTTTCAAAATCAGGCTTTTTGGTTCGGCTGAAATAAAACACCTTCATATTAAAACCTTTTGACATTTGAGCCATGGCGCGTCCAATGCGGCCGGCGCCCACAATGCCTAAGGTTTTTCCGGTTACCTCAGCCCCTATAAACTGCAACGGGCTCCACCCCTTCCAGGAGTCATTACGCACCAGTTTGTCTGAAGCCGGAATATGCCTGCAAACCGAGAACAATAATGCCCAGGCCATTTCAGCAGTGGCGATTGTCAGTACATCCGGAGTATTGGAAACAGGTACGCCGCGCCTCGTGGCTTCTTCCACGTCGATATTGTCAAATCCAACGGCGTAGTTAGCATAACCTTTCAGCTTTGGCGCAGCATTAAAAAATGTCCCGTCGATTCTTTCGGAAAGCAGGCCGATTACCCCGTCTGCATCCGCAATTGCCTCAAATAACT belongs to Desulfatibacillum aliphaticivorans DSM 15576 and includes:
- a CDS encoding 2-hydroxyacid dehydrogenase, which encodes MKKHKVYVTRAIPKEGIELLSQTCEVQVNPHDRPLTQDELFEAIADADGVIGLLSERIDGTFFNAAPKLKGYANYAVGFDNIDVEEATRRGVPVSNTPDVLTIATAEMAWALLFSVCRHIPASDKLVRNDSWKGWSPLQFIGAEVTGKTLGIVGAGRIGRAMAQMSKGFNMKVFYFSRTKKPDFEKALNAKKVELNELLTQSDFISLHTPLTPETRHMFNADSFKKMKNTAYLINTARGPVVDESALVEALKSGEIAGAGLDVYEFEPKLTPGLRELDNVVLAAHTGSATDTARSNMALLAAKNLLAMLEGGNPPTCLNPQVLTYM